The sequence ATGAAACAAAGTATCTTTCGTATATGCGCTCATGCTTTGAGATAAATACTTTTAAATCGTTTTTTGTCCAATATATAGCTTTTTTATCAGTTTCAGAGTTATTGGTAGCTTCAAAGTGGTTTCTAACCGACTCAGTGACAGAAGAGGTAGTAACAAGCAAGTAACGATTTGCTTTATGCTTCTCCATTTTCCTTTCATAGTAGCCCAAGTCAGATTCAGAAACGTTTGCCTTTGTGTGCTTGCACTCCACTAAAATTCGTTCAACTGAAGGGTAGCCTAGTGAACATGTCGAATTGCGAATTACTAACAAATCTTTACCAGCATCAGGTCCTATTGCTGGTCGAGATTCTATTGTTAGTCCCTCTTCTAACAAGAGTTCTGCCACCAAGAACTCGAAGTCTTCACCGCTAATTTTAGAAAAATCTATATTCATATCTACCCCTTTAAATTTAACCGTTATAATAGTTAAAATCGGCATTTTTCTAATTTGTACTATTCTAAAAAATTAACAAATTTGATATACACGGTGCGTATGACACTACTAATTACTTATTCGATAACATATTTGCAGTGTAATAACTATTAACATGCATAAATTGCGTGTTTACGAGCAGATTTCAGCTGTTTTCGAAGCGAATTGCTAGATTATGTCGATAGTCTTTACTTATGCACATGAAACTGCATAAACATTCAGATTTTGACTCATCTTTGACTTCTAACTAGCTTAGGCGTGCAGAGGCATGTCAGCACACAACGAACACCAGATCTCTGGGCTTTATGCGTGAATCTGTCTGTGAGAGACTGACTCACAAGCTCACTTTTGGACATTTCCGAGTTAAAGCCTTAACTCTAATGTGTCTGTTTTGGATAAAAATTTCTATGGGTTAACGCTGGCGTCAACTGCCGCAGGCCAATGGCGACTTTTGTGCGCTTCTTGCACAAAAGGTGACAGTGGCCGGAGGTCAGATTGCACGTCCTTGTTAGCTATATTGACTTCCTGATTGCTTTGAATTGTTCAAGTCCTGCATTTTTGAATGAAGAGAGATTATATGCAAACCGTTCCATCTCTTGTTCTATGGATTCCGCACTAGAAAAGTTCTCAGCCTTAATGCAGGAAATATTTTTTTCAAAAAAATCTTGCAGTGCGCCATATGTGAGCGCTTCATAAGAGCTTAAAGAGATATCAAATCTACCAGCTCTAA is a genomic window of Shewanella putrefaciens containing:
- a CDS encoding restriction endonuclease, yielding MNIDFSKISGEDFEFLVAELLLEEGLTIESRPAIGPDAGKDLLVIRNSTCSLGYPSVERILVECKHTKANVSESDLGYYERKMEKHKANRYLLVTTSSVTESVRNHFEATNNSETDKKAIYWTKNDLKVFISKHERIYERYFVSWDTEINKALRFTKKHLMEVHKGALLWTSNVTFIFGNDGYSSAFVRNYIEELNDELGRKGVEVLAFKVFEGYSWGMLVNSILADVMFDLVWDSTMRHKDIDEATYQKKIAYSRLVSYFNEPHQTFVG